Proteins encoded in a region of the Helicobacter colisuis genome:
- a CDS encoding FAD-dependent oxidoreductase, with translation MKQTYDVAIIGAGISGSALFYALTHYTNLKKVVLLEKYSQPATLSSSGNNNSQTIHAGDIETNYTFEKAKKVSRGAKLLVSYAFHHQLQNKSIFEYQKMAIGVGEKEVEFMTKRHEEFKEIYPELEFFNKETLKQIEPNVIKMLDGSDRPEPVVGSGIRKSFCAMNFCATATHMIEQSIFGEHKALFNHKVTKIIRQGDGAYTIQSQEQEPITASFVLVNAGAHSLLLAQNMGYGLDLGCLPVSGSFYFIPGNKLQGKVYTVQNPKLPFAAIHGDPDVVAQGKTRLGPTALALPKLERFKSGTFVDFLKSFGFGSSTTKIMWDLLSDSEIRNYILRNFIYEIPSIGKKYFWEEAKKIIPSIQLHELSYASGFGGIRPQVLDKTQKKLILGEKKIKSNQGITFNMTPSPGATSCLRNALIDMLEITEYLKAEIKMDKIKEELNEEDLGWLID, from the coding sequence ATGAAACAAACTTATGATGTCGCCATTATTGGGGCTGGTATTTCAGGTAGTGCGCTTTTTTATGCACTCACACATTATACGAATTTAAAAAAGGTTGTTTTGCTAGAGAAATATTCTCAACCAGCAACATTAAGCTCAAGTGGAAATAATAACTCACAAACTATTCATGCAGGAGATATTGAAACCAACTACACTTTTGAAAAAGCAAAAAAAGTCTCTAGGGGTGCAAAGCTACTTGTCTCTTACGCTTTTCATCATCAATTGCAAAACAAAAGCATTTTTGAATACCAAAAAATGGCTATTGGTGTGGGCGAAAAAGAAGTTGAGTTTATGACAAAACGACACGAAGAGTTTAAAGAAATCTATCCTGAATTGGAATTTTTTAACAAAGAAACACTTAAGCAAATCGAGCCAAATGTAATCAAAATGCTTGATGGTAGCGATAGACCTGAACCTGTTGTTGGATCTGGAATAAGAAAAAGCTTCTGTGCTATGAATTTCTGTGCTACTGCCACTCATATGATAGAACAAAGTATTTTTGGTGAACACAAAGCACTTTTTAATCACAAAGTTACCAAAATCATTCGACAAGGCGATGGTGCTTACACGATACAATCACAAGAACAAGAGCCCATTACAGCCTCTTTTGTGTTAGTTAATGCTGGTGCGCATTCTTTGCTTTTAGCTCAAAATATGGGTTATGGATTAGATTTGGGTTGCTTACCTGTATCTGGAAGTTTTTATTTTATTCCTGGAAATAAACTTCAAGGTAAAGTTTATACAGTCCAAAATCCAAAACTTCCTTTTGCAGCTATCCATGGAGATCCTGATGTTGTTGCACAAGGAAAAACTAGATTAGGACCAACTGCCCTTGCATTGCCAAAGCTAGAACGCTTTAAAAGCGGAACTTTCGTTGATTTTCTAAAATCTTTTGGCTTTGGAAGTTCCACTACAAAAATTATGTGGGATTTGCTTTCTGATAGTGAAATCCGAAATTATATTCTTAGAAATTTTATCTACGAGATTCCAAGCATTGGAAAAAAATACTTTTGGGAAGAAGCCAAAAAAATTATCCCCTCTATTCAATTACATGAATTGTCTTACGCATCTGGATTTGGTGGAATCCGCCCACAAGTTTTAGACAAAACACAAAAAAAGCTTATTTTGGGTGAGAAAAAAATCAAGAGTAATCAAGGTATTACCTTTAATATGACACCAAGCCCTGGAGCTACAAGCTGTCTAAGAAACGCTTTAATTGATATGTTAGAAATCACAGAATATCTTAAAGCTGAAATTAAAATGGATAAAATCAAAGAAGAATTAAACGAAGAAGATTTAGGATGGTTGATTGACTGA
- a CDS encoding metal ABC transporter permease, giving the protein MTEILEYSFIQNAIIGAFFTSIICGIIGTLAVTNRMVFISGGIAHSIYGGVGIAAFWGLPILLGATLFSVFCAIILAYMLLYAKERLDALVGSLWAFGMALGIILVELTPGYNKDFMGYLFGSVLSITHNDIQYMVIFACFLILFIALNYRVIIGISYDSEFTQLQGIHTHIFSIVLMILIAIGIVITMRSVGIILIIALLSIPAYCSEILTNSLVKMMLVSSLISFVCILGGISVSYFYDFQAGASIVILLSLFSFILALVYYVLNKFYPKKDL; this is encoded by the coding sequence TTGACTGAAATCTTGGAGTATAGCTTCATACAAAATGCTATTATTGGTGCTTTTTTTACAAGCATTATTTGTGGCATTATAGGCACACTTGCAGTAACCAACAGAATGGTTTTTATCTCTGGTGGAATCGCCCATAGCATTTATGGTGGTGTGGGGATTGCTGCTTTTTGGGGATTGCCTATTTTACTAGGTGCGACACTTTTTAGTGTCTTTTGTGCGATTATTCTTGCTTATATGTTACTTTATGCCAAAGAGAGATTAGATGCACTTGTAGGATCGCTTTGGGCATTTGGAATGGCTTTAGGGATTATTCTTGTAGAACTAACCCCTGGTTATAATAAAGATTTTATGGGGTATTTATTCGGAAGTGTTTTAAGTATTACCCATAATGATATTCAATATATGGTTATTTTTGCTTGTTTTCTTATTCTCTTTATCGCGCTAAATTACCGCGTAATTATCGGAATCTCTTATGATAGTGAATTTACACAACTCCAAGGAATCCATACTCATATTTTTAGCATAGTCTTAATGATATTAATCGCCATTGGAATTGTGATTACTATGCGCTCTGTAGGAATTATTTTAATCATCGCACTTCTAAGCATTCCTGCTTATTGTAGCGAAATTTTAACCAACTCCTTAGTTAAAATGATGCTTGTTTCTAGTCTTATTTCTTTTGTTTGCATACTTGGCGGTATTAGTGTTTCTTATTTTTATGACTTTCAAGCAGGTGCTAGTATTGTGATTTTACTTTCACTTTTTTCTTTTATATTAGCACTTGTTTATTATGTTTTAAACAAATTCTATCCCAAAAAGGATCTTTAA
- a CDS encoding flagellar FLiS export co-chaperone produces MLTSVNPYGIGNIYSQKPTSLPKEAEIESQVQTTQETQELPNLSKEALEIRKFSDGIKGANEMIGAMQIADITLNALSTKAKDMEINTTNLDTLDSVAKAAQFKNEPLFGKELTLNLAGENVSLSLPLPSQINKEDSLVESLSQKHNEIGEKMSKISSLIEKASLPLGGATQNYDFENFDSNSFKNLFR; encoded by the coding sequence ATGTTAACATCTGTTAATCCCTATGGAATAGGAAATATCTACTCACAAAAACCAACTTCACTTCCAAAAGAAGCAGAAATAGAATCGCAAGTGCAAACAACACAAGAAACACAAGAATTACCCAATCTCTCCAAAGAAGCTTTAGAAATACGCAAATTTAGCGATGGAATCAAAGGTGCTAATGAAATGATTGGGGCAATGCAGATTGCCGATATTACTCTAAATGCTTTAAGCACAAAAGCTAAAGATATGGAAATCAATACAACAAACCTTGATACTCTTGATTCTGTGGCAAAAGCAGCGCAATTCAAAAACGAACCACTCTTTGGAAAAGAATTAACACTTAATCTTGCAGGTGAAAATGTCTCTCTCTCCCTACCTTTGCCAAGCCAAATTAACAAAGAAGATTCTTTAGTGGAAAGTTTATCGCAAAAACACAATGAAATTGGCGAAAAAATGTCAAAAATCAGCTCACTTATAGAAAAAGCAAGTCTTCCACTTGGTGGCGCTACACAAAATTACGATTTTGAAAACTTTGATTCTAATTCTTTTAAGAATCTTTTTAGATAG
- a CDS encoding AzlC family ABC transporter permease, whose translation MFYRSFIQSLPVLMGYLPLGIAFGILFSKELSLDWYYGVLIAILVFTGAGQFLLVSLIASYAGFLEIAIASFLLNIRHLFYSLAITNEIKNFGITKYYILFGLTDETFAVLKANKAAFNLSLKELEQSYFYITFFDHCYWVLGCGIGIFLGNTLGFKPDGVEFALTALFSVLTLSLLQNSPNKKPFYIGLSLGVIGLIIFPNQYFLLLSIFCGIFILLFGRKWIENAR comes from the coding sequence GTGTTTTATCGAAGTTTTATTCAATCATTGCCTGTTTTAATGGGGTATTTACCCCTTGGAATTGCCTTTGGTATTTTATTTTCCAAAGAATTATCGCTTGATTGGTATTATGGTGTTTTAATTGCTATTTTGGTTTTTACAGGTGCTGGGCAATTTTTACTTGTTTCTCTTATTGCTTCTTATGCCGGATTCCTAGAAATAGCCATTGCTTCTTTTTTATTAAATATTCGCCATCTCTTTTATTCCCTTGCTATTACCAATGAAATCAAAAACTTTGGAATCACCAAATATTATATTCTCTTTGGCTTAACTGATGAGACTTTTGCAGTCTTAAAAGCCAATAAAGCTGCCTTTAATCTCTCTTTAAAAGAGCTAGAACAAAGTTATTTTTACATTACTTTTTTTGATCATTGCTACTGGGTTTTGGGGTGTGGAATCGGGATTTTTCTAGGAAATACTTTAGGATTTAAGCCAGATGGTGTAGAATTTGCACTAACAGCTCTTTTTAGCGTTTTAACTCTTTCGCTTCTACAAAATTCTCCTAATAAAAAACCTTTTTATATAGGCTTATCATTAGGCGTCATAGGACTTATCATTTTCCCTAATCAATATTTTTTGCTCCTTAGCATTTTTTGTGGAATCTTTATTTTGCTCTTTGGCAGAAAATGGATAGAAAATGCAAGATAA
- a CDS encoding glycosyltransferase gives MKKHKFGILLAATKDSSFTLGVMIANIKDKMGSFVDVFYIVHDGFSPKDKEAMERLAQDSKVVFCEFTQQTFLDNFKKFNQNNLKIDFSCSRGFLGRWTHMVYACFEIFRYLEECENILYLDFDILLLKGLEHLLKLKESGITIAAERGKKQLKEVYPNYNGEFRDFRIYRSPIIFVNDSLINPAECYAFVYQKSIGVGLNDQGVLSLLIFEKSIKAKDLGKDYVGSVLWIANDDSYFIHSYGRENRFWNNQLCYQIWREWGEYYEVWLNQGGLPYLKGFVAKTTYGYERVRFSLAYKVGYAIVECYYQTSKIKYLKLPLKIAQVILKHKRKLREYRRICKISPHLRLPMFCQYEDYQNALKEKQSIPYKLGEAVLEFCKEWWKCNIIKLYRKIYLIKKQAAKKS, from the coding sequence ATGAAAAAGCACAAGTTTGGGATTTTATTAGCAGCAACAAAAGATTCAAGCTTTACCTTAGGCGTTATGATTGCCAACATTAAGGATAAAATGGGTAGTTTTGTTGATGTTTTTTATATTGTTCATGATGGATTTAGCCCAAAAGATAAAGAGGCAATGGAAAGATTGGCTCAAGATAGCAAGGTGGTTTTTTGTGAATTCACACAACAAACTTTTTTAGATAATTTTAAAAAATTCAATCAGAATAATTTAAAAATTGATTTTTCTTGCTCTAGGGGTTTTTTGGGGCGTTGGACGCATATGGTGTATGCGTGTTTTGAAATTTTTAGATATTTAGAAGAATGTGAAAATATTTTATATTTGGATTTTGATATTTTGCTTTTAAAGGGATTAGAGCATTTACTTAAGCTTAAAGAATCAGGAATTACAATAGCAGCAGAAAGAGGCAAAAAGCAGCTTAAAGAAGTGTATCCTAATTATAATGGAGAGTTTAGGGATTTTAGAATCTACCGCTCACCGATTATCTTTGTAAATGATTCTTTGATTAATCCTGCGGAATGTTATGCTTTTGTTTATCAAAAGAGTATTGGAGTGGGACTTAATGATCAGGGGGTTTTGTCTTTGTTGATATTTGAAAAAAGTATTAAGGCAAAGGACTTGGGGAAAGATTATGTAGGGAGTGTATTGTGGATAGCTAATGATGATTCATATTTTATTCATTCTTATGGGAGAGAAAATCGATTTTGGAATAATCAGCTTTGTTATCAAATATGGAGAGAATGGGGTGAGTATTATGAGGTTTGGCTTAATCAAGGCGGTTTGCCTTATTTAAAGGGGTTTGTTGCTAAGACAACTTATGGATATGAGAGAGTGCGATTTTCCTTAGCTTATAAAGTGGGTTATGCGATTGTGGAATGCTATTATCAAACAAGCAAAATAAAATACCTAAAATTACCCCTTAAAATAGCACAAGTGATTTTAAAGCATAAAAGAAAACTAAGAGAATATCGTAGAATCTGTAAAATATCTCCCCATTTAAGATTACCTATGTTTTGTCAATATGAAGATTACCAAAACGCTTTAAAAGAAAAACAAAGCATTCCTTACAAGCTAGGTGAAGCTGTTTTGGAGTTTTGTAAGGAATGGTGGAAATGCAATATCATAAAATTATATCGCAAGATTTATCTTATTAAAAAACAGGCTGCGAAAAAATCCTAG
- a CDS encoding DUF5408 family protein — MENLNKEINHSNKTAIKAVKIALVCCVITIIFATLSLWVLLNQITATANLSKNQKILEQKILALEKQQK, encoded by the coding sequence ATGGAAAACTTAAATAAAGAAATCAATCATTCTAACAAAACCGCCATAAAAGCTGTCAAAATTGCTCTTGTATGCTGCGTGATAACTATCATTTTTGCAACACTTAGCTTATGGGTTTTACTCAATCAAATCACCGCTACTGCCAATCTAAGTAAAAATCAAAAAATACTTGAACAAAAAATACTTGCACTAGAAAAACAGCAAAAATAA
- a CDS encoding SH3 domain-containing C40 family peptidase, with translation MVRFLTFIFFLALLYGCASKPPKLELPKQDLQSYISNESLESLKPPSTKNLKNKYLQQFFSPFSKIPKNDSIQAQWGLQQALTNLGYGENLLPYSLAEIEELAKEANFENFPSLKQPAIITKSSNLRVLPTNKPRFFNPKTAGEGFPFDYWQNSYIYLGTPILITHYSKSKKWAFVESGFVSGWIEVLNIAILNQKQTQELRQTQEFLVAKKDNIPIYNTHQEFLETARIGMLLPLLGSTKKAYESFIFTRTQRGYAKKIKIHLHSQDFTRFPMPFSSKNYASLAQNLMGEKYGWGGMFGNRDCSMFLRDTLGNFGFYLQRNSQAQILPNNLNKSLYFDLSQMNPNQKKLFIQNNAIPFATLLGMKGHIMLYVGSFDGEIFVLHDIWGLKTLQNGEEGRSIIGKIALTPLNIGENTKGINQNTLLIKRIYGMRNLFDKANYAK, from the coding sequence ATGGTAAGATTTCTCACTTTTATCTTTTTTCTAGCTCTGCTTTATGGCTGTGCTTCAAAACCACCCAAGCTTGAATTACCCAAGCAAGATTTGCAGTCATATATTTCTAATGAATCACTTGAATCACTCAAGCCTCCCTCCACAAAAAATCTTAAAAATAAATATTTACAGCAGTTTTTCTCCCCTTTTAGCAAAATTCCAAAAAATGATTCTATTCAAGCTCAATGGGGATTGCAACAAGCCTTAACAAATTTAGGTTATGGTGAGAATCTACTACCCTATTCTTTAGCAGAAATCGAGGAATTAGCCAAAGAAGCAAACTTTGAAAACTTTCCTAGCTTAAAACAACCTGCCATTATAACTAAATCTAGCAACCTTAGGGTTTTGCCCACTAATAAGCCAAGATTCTTTAACCCCAAAACAGCAGGAGAAGGCTTTCCTTTTGATTATTGGCAAAATTCTTATATTTACTTAGGGACGCCCATTCTCATCACTCATTATTCCAAGTCCAAAAAATGGGCTTTTGTTGAGAGTGGCTTTGTTAGCGGATGGATAGAAGTGCTTAATATTGCAATTTTAAATCAAAAGCAAACTCAAGAACTTAGGCAAACTCAAGAATTTTTAGTAGCTAAAAAAGATAATATTCCCATTTATAACACCCACCAAGAATTTTTAGAAACAGCTCGTATTGGCATGTTACTTCCTTTGCTTGGAAGCACAAAAAAAGCTTATGAGAGTTTCATTTTTACACGCACACAAAGGGGTTATGCCAAAAAAATAAAAATTCATCTCCACAGCCAGGATTTTACTAGATTTCCCATGCCTTTTTCCTCAAAAAATTACGCTTCCCTTGCTCAAAATCTTATGGGTGAGAAATATGGTTGGGGTGGAATGTTTGGGAATCGCGATTGTTCAATGTTTCTAAGGGATACTCTTGGTAATTTTGGATTCTATCTCCAAAGAAACTCACAAGCTCAGATTCTCCCAAATAATTTAAATAAATCTCTTTATTTTGATTTAAGCCAAATGAATCCTAATCAAAAAAAGCTTTTTATCCAAAACAATGCCATTCCTTTTGCTACTTTGCTTGGAATGAAAGGGCATATTATGCTTTATGTGGGAAGTTTTGATGGAGAGATTTTTGTATTGCATGATATTTGGGGCTTAAAAACACTTCAAAATGGAGAAGAAGGCAGGAGTATTATTGGTAAAATTGCCCTTACTCCACTAAACATTGGCGAAAATACCAAGGGAATCAATCAAAATACATTATTAATTAAACGCATTTATGGAATGAGAAATCTATTTGACAAGGCTAATTATGCAAAATAG
- a CDS encoding arsenate reductase family protein codes for MVKVYGIKNCGSVKKALNFLEQKKIPYEFIDFKKTPPNKETLEKWLQSVPLKILFNTKGTTYKKLSLKDKNLSEEEIKEYLIKEPNLIKRPVVEANHQVIVGFKEEEYEEFKW; via the coding sequence ATGGTTAAGGTTTATGGAATCAAAAATTGTGGTAGCGTTAAAAAAGCTTTAAATTTCTTAGAGCAAAAAAAGATTCCTTATGAATTTATTGACTTTAAAAAAACTCCACCTAATAAAGAAACACTTGAAAAATGGCTCCAAAGTGTCCCACTTAAAATACTTTTTAACACTAAAGGCACCACTTATAAAAAACTTTCCCTAAAAGATAAGAATCTTAGCGAAGAAGAGATTAAAGAATATCTAATCAAAGAACCCAATTTAATCAAACGCCCAGTTGTTGAAGCTAATCATCAAGTTATTGTGGGTTTTAAAGAAGAAGAATATGAGGAATTTAAATGGTAA
- a CDS encoding metal ABC transporter ATP-binding protein, whose amino-acid sequence MQNSNSHKIIEYKNVNFSFTKERILYNVDWTIYEGDFWAIIGPNGGGKSTLARLLIGLLKPTEGKIIKSPTLRVGYVPQNTFLNRHFPISTLEVVMMGFLKPGFLGGFLPKNARKLALELLEQFHLEAYAHKKIGELSGGQRQRVLIARALCGNPNFLVLDEPTASVDQKNQREIYDLLQKINKEKTIIIISHDISILLGYAKKVLYVNREVTEHELPKISDQSIQEHFCEVEMLLQSQYSQNLNLGGRL is encoded by the coding sequence ATGCAAAATAGTAACTCTCACAAAATAATTGAGTATAAAAATGTTAATTTTTCTTTCACCAAAGAACGAATCTTGTATAATGTGGATTGGACAATTTATGAAGGTGATTTTTGGGCTATTATTGGACCAAATGGTGGTGGAAAAAGCACACTAGCGCGCCTTTTAATAGGGTTATTAAAGCCAACAGAAGGCAAGATTATTAAAAGCCCTACATTACGCGTTGGCTATGTCCCACAAAACACTTTTTTAAATCGTCATTTTCCCATATCAACTCTAGAAGTTGTTATGATGGGATTTTTAAAACCAGGATTTTTGGGAGGATTCTTACCCAAAAACGCAAGAAAGCTTGCTTTAGAACTTTTAGAGCAGTTCCATTTGGAAGCTTATGCTCATAAAAAAATCGGAGAACTCTCCGGCGGACAAAGACAAAGGGTTTTAATTGCAAGAGCATTGTGTGGAAATCCAAATTTTTTGGTCTTAGATGAGCCAACAGCCAGTGTAGATCAAAAAAATCAAAGAGAAATTTATGATTTATTGCAAAAAATCAATAAAGAAAAGACTATAATTATAATTAGTCATGATATTTCAATTTTATTAGGCTATGCCAAAAAGGTTTTATATGTTAATCGCGAGGTTACAGAGCACGAACTTCCAAAAATAAGCGATCAAAGTATCCAAGAGCATTTTTGTGAAGTGGAAATGTTATTGCAATCTCAATATTCCCAAAATCTAAATTTAGGAGGTCGTTTATGA
- the purL gene encoding phosphoribosylformylglycinamidine synthase subunit PurL encodes MENLEKILRQHKLTQEDYQNILNILKREPNLVEIGIFSAMWSEHCSYKSSKIYLNGFPTRAPWVIQGPGENAGIIDIGGGYGAVFKMESHNHPSFIEPYAGAATGVGGIMRDIFTMGARPVASLNSIRFGNITKKDSTGAKHRYLLRGVVAGIGGYGNCMGVPTIGGEMSFEDCYEGNILVNAFTLGIVKNDEIFYGKAEGIGNPVIYVGSKTGRDGLGGAVMSSDSFNEDSKSLRPTVQVGDPFTEKLLLEACLELFKKDLIVGIQDMGAAGLTSSSFEMAGRSGSGMVMHLDKVPTREANMTPYELMLSESQERMLICAKKGCEKEILEIFTKWELDCAIVGEVTNSGKMELYWHNEKCAEIPIAPLSEKSPILKRPVSENPTYLNNIESLNQEALQKLDSNEVFKTLLQSPDVSDKAWVYEQYDSTVQTNTLTKIGSGGASAIRVKENGKGIAMSVACPIRLCYLNPKEGAKQAVAKVGRDIALRGGRALAITDCLNFGNPENPEVMWQFKEACEGIKEACKTLNTPVVSGNVSLYNQTNNSDIYPTPSIAGVGVIDDIYHLLGSEFNQEDTEVYLLKSKNTTPQFGASLFAKYFANSIKGEISSINLNDELFLWSVLASAKEHKILKAAVDIYQGGLAIALAKACIKGNIGCKSIQTLDNQALFGESPTQVLIALDSKNVSTLQNLLENSNLHLEKIATLGGEKIEIGNISITLSEAKRIYFESFDAILQTL; translated from the coding sequence ATGGAAAATTTAGAAAAGATTCTAAGGCAACATAAACTTACCCAAGAAGACTATCAAAATATTCTCAATATCCTAAAAAGAGAGCCTAATTTGGTAGAAATTGGGATTTTTTCTGCTATGTGGAGCGAACATTGTAGCTATAAATCTAGCAAAATTTATCTCAATGGATTCCCCACACGCGCACCTTGGGTTATCCAAGGTCCAGGAGAAAATGCAGGAATTATTGATATTGGTGGGGGTTATGGGGCGGTTTTTAAAATGGAATCCCATAATCACCCTAGCTTTATTGAGCCTTATGCGGGTGCTGCCACGGGAGTTGGCGGAATCATGCGCGATATTTTTACTATGGGCGCTAGACCTGTTGCAAGTCTTAACTCTATTCGCTTTGGCAATATCACCAAAAAAGATTCCACAGGGGCAAAACACCGCTATTTATTACGCGGAGTTGTCGCAGGAATTGGAGGTTATGGAAATTGTATGGGGGTGCCAACTATTGGTGGTGAAATGAGCTTTGAAGATTGCTATGAGGGCAATATTTTGGTTAATGCTTTCACTTTAGGAATTGTTAAAAACGATGAAATTTTCTATGGCAAGGCTGAAGGAATTGGGAATCCTGTTATTTATGTAGGTTCTAAAACTGGACGCGATGGTTTGGGTGGTGCGGTAATGAGCTCTGATAGCTTTAATGAAGATTCTAAATCTTTGCGTCCTACCGTGCAAGTGGGTGATCCATTTACTGAAAAACTACTTTTAGAAGCGTGTTTGGAATTATTCAAAAAAGATTTAATTGTTGGGATTCAAGATATGGGTGCAGCAGGACTTACAAGTTCTAGCTTTGAAATGGCAGGGCGTAGCGGAAGTGGTATGGTTATGCATCTTGATAAAGTCCCTACTCGCGAAGCCAATATGACGCCTTATGAATTAATGCTAAGCGAATCGCAAGAGAGAATGTTGATTTGTGCTAAAAAAGGTTGCGAAAAAGAAATTTTAGAGATTTTTACAAAATGGGAATTGGATTGCGCCATTGTGGGTGAAGTTACTAATAGTGGCAAAATGGAGCTATATTGGCATAATGAAAAATGCGCTGAAATCCCAATAGCTCCTTTGAGCGAAAAATCACCGATTCTTAAAAGACCTGTGAGTGAGAATCCAACTTATCTTAACAATATAGAATCGCTTAATCAAGAAGCACTCCAAAAATTAGATTCTAATGAAGTTTTTAAAACCCTCCTTCAAAGTCCTGATGTCAGCGATAAAGCTTGGGTTTATGAGCAATATGATAGCACAGTTCAAACTAATACTCTAACAAAAATTGGAAGTGGTGGCGCAAGTGCAATTAGGGTTAAAGAAAATGGCAAAGGAATAGCAATGAGCGTGGCTTGTCCTATCCGATTATGCTATCTTAACCCCAAAGAAGGTGCCAAACAAGCCGTTGCAAAAGTCGGTCGAGATATTGCTCTAAGAGGTGGAAGGGCTCTGGCTATTACAGATTGTCTAAACTTTGGAAATCCAGAAAATCCTGAAGTAATGTGGCAATTCAAGGAAGCTTGTGAGGGCATTAAAGAAGCTTGCAAAACCCTTAATACTCCTGTAGTTAGCGGAAATGTAAGCCTTTATAATCAAACTAATAATAGCGATATTTACCCCACTCCAAGTATTGCAGGAGTTGGAGTTATTGATGATATTTATCATCTCTTAGGCAGTGAATTTAATCAAGAAGACACTGAAGTTTATTTGCTTAAATCTAAAAATACTACTCCACAATTTGGCGCTAGTCTTTTTGCAAAATATTTTGCTAACAGCATTAAAGGTGAAATTTCATCTATTAATCTTAATGATGAATTGTTTTTGTGGAGTGTATTAGCTAGTGCAAAAGAACACAAAATCTTAAAAGCAGCTGTTGATATTTATCAAGGTGGATTAGCCATTGCTCTAGCTAAGGCTTGTATTAAAGGCAATATTGGTTGCAAAAGTATTCAAACTCTTGATAATCAAGCACTTTTTGGTGAATCTCCTACGCAAGTCTTAATTGCTCTAGATTCCAAAAATGTTTCAACTTTGCAAAATTTGCTTGAAAACTCTAATTTGCATTTAGAAAAAATTGCAACATTAGGGGGTGAAAAGATTGAAATTGGCAATATTTCAATCACACTTAGTGAAGCCAAAAGAATCTATTTTGAAAGCTTTGATGCTATCCTTCAAACCCTTTAG
- a CDS encoding branched-chain amino acid transporter permease, with protein MQDNFDTFYLIGAILAATIGTALTRLLPFFIFKNATNNKLLKYLQDTMPLFIMTLLIFFSLLNTPWSETYGLYELGGIFSAILCFLWFKNSVFSIFTGIIFYIFLTRIF; from the coding sequence ATGCAAGATAATTTTGATACATTTTATCTCATCGGCGCTATTTTAGCAGCTACTATTGGGACAGCCCTCACAAGATTATTGCCTTTTTTTATTTTCAAAAATGCAACAAATAATAAGCTTTTAAAATACCTACAAGATACAATGCCGCTTTTTATTATGACACTCCTTATTTTTTTTAGTTTGCTTAACACTCCTTGGAGTGAAACCTATGGGCTTTATGAACTTGGTGGAATTTTTTCTGCAATTTTATGTTTTTTATGGTTTAAAAATTCAGTTTTTAGTATATTTACAGGAATTATTTTTTATATTTTTCTTACAAGGATTTTTTAA